A single window of Gossypium arboreum isolate Shixiya-1 chromosome 13, ASM2569848v2, whole genome shotgun sequence DNA harbors:
- the LOC108462968 gene encoding GRF1-interacting factor 1-like, giving the protein MQQHLMQMQPMVSAYYPNNVTTDHIQQYLDENKSLILKIVESQNSGKWSECAENQARLQRNLMYLAAIADSQPQPPAVHPQFPSSDIMQPGSGHYMQHQQTQPITPQSLMASRSSMLFARQPFSALQQQQQQALHGQVGISSGGSTGLSMRQSEASTGGGSGGFPDFAHGGGRAITGGSKQDITSAGESAEGRGGSSGVQYDDGGQALYLK; this is encoded by the exons ATGCAGCAGCACCTGATGCAGATGCAGCCAATGGTTTCAGCTTATTATCCCAACAATGTCACTACTGATCATATTCAACAG TATCTGGACGAGAACAAGTCGTTGATCTTAAAGATTGTTGAGAGCCAGAATTCGGGGAAATGGAGTGAATGTGCTGA GAACCAAGCAAGGTTGCAACGAAATCTAATGTACTTGGCTGCAATTGCGGATTCTCAGCCCCAACCCCCTGCTGTGCACCCTCAG TTCCCTTCCAGCGATATTATGCAGCCAGGATCCGGACACTACATGCAGCATCAACAAACCCAACCGATAACGCCGCAATCACTTATGGCCTCACGGTCCTCAATGTTGTTCGCTCGGCAACCGTTTTCAGCCctgcaacaacaacaacaacaagccTTGCATGGTCAGGTTGGCATTAGCTCTGGCGGAAGCACAGGCCTTAGCATGCGACAAAGCGAAGCTAGCACTGGAGGTGGCAGCGGAGGGTTTCCGGATTTCGCACATGGCGGTGGCAGAGCAATTACAGGTGGAAGCAAGCAAGATATTACGAGTGCTGGCGAGTCTGCTGAAGGCCGTGGTGGGAGCTCTGGAGTTCAGTATGATGATGGAGGTCAAGCCCTTTACTTAAAATGA